The proteins below come from a single Miscanthus floridulus cultivar M001 chromosome 1, ASM1932011v1, whole genome shotgun sequence genomic window:
- the LOC136498117 gene encoding B3 domain-containing protein Os03g0620500-like, producing the protein MLMGPWSHFVQDNHVQEGDICIFQPLKTAGVRFTLMVHLIHQSKVGTLLHDEKNGNSPSPAGGTSSSRGKTMRAKANDLKIVHSTDGKAKAEVTPIARVKEEPADPGPSNSKGHWTDDESDDSGGPSEAGLYILSAHAHLADEQRKKVEDIVGSIQCQVPIYVAVMNKTSVAVNGTCVLYFGKQYTSKYLPHGEHTVTLVRNGNSAAWKVKMHAQMFSKGWRGFVRDNRLNLDDICLFQLTKDDIKMLTMTVYIIRHV; encoded by the exons ATGTTAATGGGGCCTTGGTCACACTTTGTGCAAGATAACCATGTGCAGGAAGGTGACATCTGCATCTTTCAGCCATTGAAGACTGCTGGCGTAAGGTTCACTCTGATGGTTCATCTGATTCATCAGTCAAAGGTTGGTACATTATTACATGATGAAAAAAATGGAAACAGTCCTAGTCCAGCAGGAGGAACAAGCTCCAGTAGAGGCAAAACAATGAGGGCAAAGGCAAATGATCTTAAGATTGTGCACTCAACTGATGGCAaagcaaaggcggaggtgacgCCGATAGCGCGTGTTAAGGAGGAACCGGCCGATCCGGGACCTTCTAATTCCAAAGGTCATTGGACTGATGATGAGTCAGACGATTCTGGTGGACCTTCTGAAGCAGGTCTTTACATTCTGTCAGCCCATGCTCATTTGGCTGATGAGCAGAGGAAGAAAGTTGAAGATATAGTTGGCAGCATTCAGTGCCAAGTTCCCATTTACGTGGCAGTGATGAACAAGACCAGTGTTGCTGTCAACGGCACCTGCGTCTTA TACTTCGGCAAGCAATACACCAGCAAGTACCTTCCACA CGGGGAGCACACCGTGACGCTCGTGAGGAACGGGAATAGCGCGGCATGGAAGGTGAAGATGCATGCGCAGATGTTCAGTAAAGGCTGGCGTGGCTTTGTCCGCGACAACCGCCTCAACCTCGACGACATCTGCCTATTCCAGCTGACCAAGGACGACATCAAGATGCTTACAATGACGGTCTATATCATTCGCCATGTCTAA